Sequence from the Legionella beliardensis genome:
AACGCTTAATTTTTATTGTATGGCTCATCGTTATTTCAATAAAAAATACAGTTTAAATACTATACACAGCGATTTAATGTCTATCTATCAGAGTTATTTGCGCCATTTGCCAGCTCTAACAATACTTGATATAGGCTGTGGCTCAGGTAGAAATTTACTTTATTTAGCAAAAATGGGGCATAAAGTCACCGGGATTGATAATAACTTATCTGCATTAAATGCAATTGCAGATATAGTCCAAAAAGAAAATCTTGCTGGTGTTGATACCTTATTTCATGATTTAAATCGACCGTTGATTCTTGAACCAATCTATTATGATTTAGTTATTTCAACGGTCACTTTGCAATTTTTAAATGCGCAGCGAATCCCAGACTTATTAACTGAACTGCAAAAATCTACCAAGAAGAATGGTTATCATTTTCTGGTATTTCCTATTCAATCAGAGCTTTATTCTCTGCCAGATTTTTTTACTTTCCTGCCTCAAAAAGAGGAACTCTATCATATGTATCAAGACAGTGGATGGTCTATTCTCGAATATAGAGAATCGGTAGGGCATCTGCATAAGCAAGATGAATTGGGAAGACCCATCCCAGGTCTATTTGGT
This genomic interval carries:
- the tehB gene encoding SAM-dependent methyltransferase TehB, with amino-acid sequence MPAEYNELVCYKQLEIDSHGKLKFFLDKHSTKEGTWARLFLEEGEVDFIFLDGQGRELLCTRVNREHPQLSIPPAAWHKIIPISKFFRATLNFYCMAHRYFNKKYSLNTIHSDLMSIYQSYLRHLPALTILDIGCGSGRNLLYLAKMGHKVTGIDNNLSALNAIADIVQKENLAGVDTLFHDLNRPLILEPIYYDLVISTVTLQFLNAQRIPDLLTELQKSTKKNGYHFLVFPIQSELYSLPDFFTFLPQKEELYHMYQDSGWSILEYRESVGHLHKQDELGRPIPGLFGLLIAQKIS